One genomic segment of Haloarcula sp. H-GB4 includes these proteins:
- a CDS encoding SOSS complex subunit B family protein has protein sequence MYATNSSGKKASPSNQTVTLSAHVEGGPEQLLEQVAATENGDELDFRMNKGSDSRGNYYARQEEAYDWTRSTEVGPDRYFGETLEQQEERHGREAEQARHSEVARAHVDGPDREASARQLTDAEAERADGFRSPADPRQWMDRDTLARVNQQAATLADKTNMSRAAASRRLAALVSGQMGDCDNLYDASFTLFRDAREELQSPTPIADVSPYGYECTVEGEVTHIIEEPDARNQYQVLYLEDDEGTSAKVTVWGKSMHGGEMVRTLHEGDRVRISGGKPDEYNGIKTVAVTSDTLMCIIERGDGPAPTGHAGCAFGTSGESRTVASWEAESDTHQWANERDTNRAVTVTLGKARCPECSDLFDTEHGAATHQGLVHSAD, from the coding sequence ATGTACGCTACCAATTCCAGCGGTAAGAAAGCATCGCCCAGCAACCAGACGGTTACCCTTTCGGCCCACGTTGAGGGCGGTCCCGAGCAACTTCTAGAGCAGGTCGCAGCAACCGAGAACGGCGACGAACTCGATTTCCGGATGAACAAAGGGAGCGATAGCCGTGGCAACTACTACGCCCGTCAGGAGGAGGCATACGACTGGACCCGTTCGACCGAGGTGGGGCCGGACCGATACTTTGGCGAAACTCTGGAACAGCAAGAGGAGCGCCACGGACGCGAGGCCGAGCAAGCCCGACATTCCGAGGTCGCACGCGCTCACGTCGACGGTCCCGACCGCGAAGCCTCGGCTCGCCAGCTCACCGACGCCGAGGCGGAACGTGCCGACGGTTTCCGCTCGCCGGCTGACCCACGGCAGTGGATGGACCGCGACACGCTGGCCCGAGTCAACCAGCAGGCCGCGACGCTCGCAGACAAGACCAATATGTCACGGGCGGCGGCGAGCCGCCGGCTCGCGGCCCTTGTGTCCGGGCAGATGGGCGACTGTGATAACCTGTATGACGCCTCGTTTACCCTGTTCAGAGACGCCCGCGAGGAACTACAATCGCCCACGCCTATCGCGGATGTCTCGCCCTACGGCTACGAGTGTACCGTCGAGGGTGAAGTCACCCACATCATTGAGGAGCCAGACGCTCGGAACCAGTACCAAGTGCTGTACCTCGAAGACGACGAGGGTACGAGCGCGAAGGTCACGGTCTGGGGCAAGTCCATGCACGGCGGCGAGATGGTCCGCACGCTCCACGAAGGCGACCGGGTGCGAATCTCCGGGGGCAAGCCCGACGAGTACAACGGTATCAAGACCGTGGCGGTCACGAGTGACACGCTCATGTGCATCATCGAGCGCGGCGACGGTCCCGCGCCCACCGGACACGCTGGCTGTGCTTTTGGCACCTCCGGCGAAAGCCGAACGGTGGCGTCGTGGGAAGCAGAGTCAGACACCCATCAATGGGCCAACGAGCGGGATACTAACCGCGCGGTCACCGTGACGCTCGGGAAGGCCCGCTGTCCCGAGTGTTCGGACCTCTTCGACACTGAGCATGGGGCCGCCACCCATCAGGGTCTCGTCCACTCCGCAGACTGA